The window CCTGAACCTGGGGGTTAAATTCTTTCTGATCCAGATCAGTCTGCTTGTTTTCATCGGTACCACGCCATTTCTCATATCCAATTTTCTGAGCCCCAAATTGGTGGTGCCTTTTAACATTGCGTTCAGGTATTTCGGTGTTCTTACGATGGTATTCAGCATTATCATGTCCCCGTTCTGGTCTGCATATACCGAGGCATATGCCAAGCGCGATATTGTGTGGATCCAACGCTCCATTAAAAGACTGGTCAGGCTCTGGTTGCTTTTCGTCGGTGCGGCTGTGCTGATGCTGGCTCTCTCAAATTGGGTGTATGCCCTATGGGTAAAGGATGTGGAGGTGGATTTCAGCATTTCCCTTTGTATGATGATTTACGTGGTGCTCAATGCCTTTGGAAATATTTATATTATGTTTCTGAATGGGGTCGGGGCGGTGCGTATGCAGATGATTACCGGATTGGTGGGCATGGTGATATTCTTTCCACTGTCCTATTTGTTCTCCGTTGTGATGGATTTGGGTGTCGCAGGCATTGTCATTGCCACAACCATTTGCAGTTTGTATGGTCCGCTTATCGCACCCTTTCAGGTAAAGAAAATATTAAACAAAGCTGAGGAAACCCCGGCGGATAAAATATGATGGAACAGAAGCAACCACCCTTATTGGCCATTGTCATCCCCACCTTCAACAGGAAGAAGGAGCTTTCATTGTTGCTTTCCCAACTGAAGGATCAGGATGAAAGTGGGTGCTCATATGTGGCTGTAGTGGTTATAGACGGCTCCACCGATGGCACCGTGGAGATGTTACAGCAGGATTTTCCGGATGTGAAAACGGTATTGGGTAGCGGCCAGTGGTGGTTTACCAAATCATTGAACGAGGGCTGTAAATACGCCATTGAAGAACTGGGCGCGGACCTGATCCTTACCATGAATGACGATGTGCAACTCCCGTCGCAGTATCTGAGCGAGCTGATGAAAGGATACCGCGAATCTGGGGGTGAAGCGATCATTGGTTCCGCATCCTATTCGGTCAGTACCCCGCGAATGATAACCTTCGGCGGATTCAAGGGAGAGAATCGTATCCGGCTGAAATACTATAAATATGTTCCCTCTTTTACCTTCATGGAACCTGGTGAACTAAAAGGTTTGGTTACATCTGTGACTTTGCCAACCCGGGGTACGCTGGTTCCTTCCGGTGTTATGAAGAGATTAAATTATCTGGATGATAAGGTGTTCCCACAGTATAATTCAGACTATGATTTTGTTTTGCGTGCAGGGAGAGCCGGTGTTAAGGTATATTTGAGCTATGATGCCTACGTGTTTGAGAATATGCAGCTCACCAGCGGCGGAAATCCGCGCCTGGTCAAGAGCTTTGGCGCCTACCTTCGGAATATCTTCTTCAACAGGTATTCATCCAACTACTTTTTTAATCAGCTGCATATGTCATGGCGTTTTGGGTATAAAATCCTTTTTCCATACTATTTCCTGGTCGCTGTGGCGGTGATCCCTTACATTTATATGAAGTATAAATTCTCTTCCCTTAACAAAGCCGTGGAGGGTAAGAACTAAGCGCAATGCTAAGGAAACTGAAAGCACTGTCCCTCCAAGAGAGAAGCAACTATGGCATGGTCCTGGGCCTTGTCGCGGTTAGCGGTTTTCCATTCTTTTTTGGGTCCGTACTCAATTCCGTGGCGCTTTTTATGTTTGCTATGTTTGTTTTTCTGAAGCGGGGTGAGCGGTTCAATACCAAAGTGCTGAGTATTGTAGGACTATTCTTTCTGGTGGAGATGCTACAAAATGTGTTCAT is drawn from Flavobacteriales bacterium and contains these coding sequences:
- a CDS encoding glycosyltransferase family 2 protein, with product MMEQKQPPLLAIVIPTFNRKKELSLLLSQLKDQDESGCSYVAVVVIDGSTDGTVEMLQQDFPDVKTVLGSGQWWFTKSLNEGCKYAIEELGADLILTMNDDVQLPSQYLSELMKGYRESGGEAIIGSASYSVSTPRMITFGGFKGENRIRLKYYKYVPSFTFMEPGELKGLVTSVTLPTRGTLVPSGVMKRLNYLDDKVFPQYNSDYDFVLRAGRAGVKVYLSYDAYVFENMQLTSGGNPRLVKSFGAYLRNIFFNRYSSNYFFNQLHMSWRFGYKILFPYYFLVAVAVIPYIYMKYKFSSLNKAVEGKN